A window of the Gemmatimonadales bacterium genome harbors these coding sequences:
- the rsmD gene encoding 16S rRNA (guanine(966)-N(2))-methyltransferase RsmD codes for MRIVAGEWGGRRIESPPDARARPTTDRVREAWMAILGERLHAAAVVDLFAGSGAMGLEALSRGAARCDFVELSPPSLAALHRNLEALGVARGQATVHRADALRWAARLGVLAFDVAFADPPYTTGHASRIAALFRERPFARILGVEHDVHEDVGPGEERRYGRTVLTFLEAP; via the coding sequence GTGCGCATCGTCGCGGGCGAATGGGGCGGGCGGCGCATCGAGTCGCCGCCGGACGCGCGGGCGCGGCCCACCACCGACCGCGTGCGGGAGGCGTGGATGGCGATCCTCGGCGAGCGGCTGCACGCGGCGGCCGTGGTCGACCTGTTCGCGGGGTCCGGCGCGATGGGTCTGGAGGCGCTGAGCCGAGGCGCGGCGCGCTGCGACTTCGTCGAGCTGTCGCCGCCGAGCCTCGCGGCGCTGCACCGCAACCTCGAAGCGCTCGGCGTGGCGCGGGGCCAGGCGACGGTGCACCGGGCCGACGCCCTGCGCTGGGCCGCCCGGCTCGGCGTGCTCGCGTTCGACGTGGCGTTCGCCGACCCTCCGTACACGACCGGGCACGCCTCCCGGATCGCCGCCCTCTTCCGGGAGCGGCCGTTCGCGCGCATTCTCGGCGTCGAGCACGACGTGCACGAGGACGTGGGGCCGGGCGAGGAGCGCCGCTACGGCCGCACCGTACTCACCTTTCTCGAGGCGCCATGA
- a CDS encoding ATP-binding protein — protein sequence MRLAVQPLLSAPDPGRQAEGLEAELRLTLPSDIRLVEDVVDVVARHLEERFVDRHSVRFNLRVALAEALVNAILYGNGEDDTKGVALRVLFGRHAVEMEVTDEGDGFDYRFLPDPTLPANRLRPCGRGVFLIRQLVDEVRFNDTGNSICMILRRT from the coding sequence GTGAGGCTCGCCGTCCAGCCGCTGCTCTCCGCGCCCGACCCCGGGCGGCAGGCCGAAGGGCTGGAGGCGGAGCTGCGGCTGACGCTGCCCAGCGACATCCGCCTGGTGGAGGACGTGGTCGACGTGGTGGCCCGGCACCTCGAAGAGCGGTTCGTGGACCGGCACAGCGTGCGCTTCAACCTCCGCGTGGCCCTGGCGGAGGCCCTGGTCAACGCCATCCTCTACGGCAACGGCGAGGACGACACCAAGGGGGTCGCCCTCCGGGTGCTGTTCGGCCGCCACGCCGTCGAGATGGAGGTCACCGACGAGGGGGACGGGTTCGACTACCGCTTCCTGCCCGATCCGACCCTGCCCGCCAACCGGCTGCGGCCGTGCGGCCGCGGCGTGTTCCTCATCCGCCAGCTGGTGGACGAGGTGCGCTTCAACGACACGGGGAATTCCATCTGCATGATCCTGCGGCGCACCTGA
- a CDS encoding redox-sensing transcriptional repressor Rex, with product MRDVAASTVRRLSLYLQFLDQCERQGTATVSSGALAERGGASPAQVRKDLSFFGSFGRRGVGYNVPRLAGRLREILGLVRRYRVVLVGAGRVGAALAAYPGFRARGFDVVAVYDADAARIGAAVDGLVVRGVERLEADLAAEPADIAVIATPADAAQAVADRLVRSGVRALLNFAPVSLAVPRGVTVSDVNMALELEALSYALHHAQP from the coding sequence TTGCGCGACGTGGCGGCATCGACGGTGCGGCGGCTGTCGCTGTACCTCCAGTTCCTCGACCAGTGCGAGCGCCAGGGGACCGCGACCGTGTCCTCCGGCGCCCTCGCCGAGCGCGGCGGCGCCTCTCCGGCCCAGGTGCGCAAGGACCTCTCGTTCTTCGGGTCGTTCGGCCGGCGGGGCGTGGGTTACAACGTGCCGCGCTTGGCCGGCCGGCTGCGGGAGATCCTCGGCCTGGTGCGGCGCTACCGGGTCGTGCTCGTCGGGGCGGGACGCGTCGGCGCGGCGCTGGCGGCGTACCCCGGGTTCCGCGCCCGCGGGTTCGACGTGGTCGCCGTGTACGACGCCGATGCGGCGCGGATCGGCGCGGCGGTGGACGGCCTCGTGGTGCGGGGCGTGGAACGGCTGGAGGCGGACCTGGCCGCTGAGCCCGCCGACATCGCGGTGATCGCCACGCCGGCCGACGCGGCCCAGGCGGTGGCCGACCGGCTGGTGCGCTCCGGCGTGCGGGCGCTGCTCAACTTCGCCCCGGTCTCGCTGGCCGTGCCGCGGGGCGTCACGGTCTCGGACGTGAACATGGCGCTCGAGCTCGAGGCCCTCAGCTACGCGCTCCACCACGCACAGCCGTGA
- the recJ gene encoding single-stranded-DNA-specific exonuclease RecJ: protein MPRGETLARRWRLEPAPDPARSAALARDLGVPALFASLLAGRGLSDAPAARRFLKPSRDDLCDPALLPDAAPAVERIAGAVRRGETILVHGDYDADGQCAAAIATRVLRMAGARVVPFVPHRLRDGYDLSAAGIAAAREAGAKLILALDCGTTAVQAVADARRAGSDVVIVDHHLPGPEPPPALAFVNPRRPDSAYPFPDLCAAGLAFKLAQLLAPALGLGAGAPWHCLDLVALATVADVVPLAGENRILVRLGLKLMGASRWPGLAALVTTAGLGTAPIRALHLAFVLGPRLNAAGRVGDASDGLRLLLTDDDAEAYRLAAQLERQNGERQALDQRTLAEALDDLGAVFDPARDAGVVLARDGWHPGVVGVVASRVVERIARPAILVAFDGDLGKGSGRSVPGCDLHRALADCAGLLERWGGHRMAGGITLRRERLDAFRDAFNRACAEQVAPGELVPSQRIDAVVSVRDLTLELERALHWLEPTGMGNPGAVFGLENLRLEGAPRPVGTDHVRLLLADGAGRLPVIAFGMREEVERVVAGSGGPFRAAVRLQRDRWQGREEVEGRLVAFEAA from the coding sequence ATGCCGAGGGGTGAGACCCTGGCGCGGCGCTGGCGGCTCGAGCCGGCGCCCGACCCGGCCCGTTCCGCCGCTCTCGCGCGCGATCTGGGCGTGCCCGCGCTGTTCGCGTCCCTGCTGGCGGGCCGCGGGCTCTCCGACGCTCCGGCGGCGCGCCGGTTCCTGAAGCCTTCCCGGGACGATCTGTGCGATCCCGCCCTGCTGCCCGACGCGGCGCCCGCCGTCGAGCGGATCGCCGGCGCCGTCAGGCGTGGCGAGACCATCCTGGTCCACGGTGACTACGACGCCGACGGCCAGTGCGCGGCCGCGATCGCGACCCGCGTGCTGCGGATGGCGGGCGCGCGCGTGGTGCCGTTCGTGCCGCACCGGCTGCGGGACGGCTACGACCTCTCGGCCGCCGGGATCGCGGCCGCCCGGGAAGCCGGCGCGAAGCTGATCCTGGCCCTCGACTGCGGCACCACCGCCGTGCAGGCGGTGGCCGACGCGCGCCGCGCCGGCAGCGACGTGGTGATCGTGGACCACCATCTGCCGGGCCCCGAGCCGCCGCCCGCGCTCGCGTTCGTGAACCCGCGCCGGCCGGACAGCGCCTATCCCTTTCCGGACCTGTGCGCGGCCGGCCTGGCCTTCAAGCTCGCCCAGCTCCTCGCTCCGGCCCTCGGCCTCGGCGCGGGCGCGCCGTGGCACTGCCTGGACCTCGTGGCGCTCGCGACCGTGGCCGACGTGGTGCCGCTGGCGGGCGAGAACCGGATCCTCGTGCGCCTGGGCCTCAAGCTGATGGGCGCCAGCCGCTGGCCCGGTCTCGCGGCGCTGGTCACCACCGCGGGCCTCGGGACGGCGCCGATCCGGGCGCTGCACCTCGCCTTCGTCCTCGGGCCGCGCCTCAACGCCGCAGGCCGCGTCGGCGACGCGAGCGACGGCCTGCGGCTCCTGCTGACCGACGACGACGCCGAGGCGTACCGGCTCGCGGCCCAGCTGGAGCGCCAGAACGGCGAGCGGCAGGCCCTCGACCAGCGCACGCTCGCCGAGGCCCTCGACGATTTGGGGGCGGTCTTCGACCCGGCGCGCGACGCGGGGGTCGTGCTGGCCCGGGACGGCTGGCACCCGGGCGTGGTCGGGGTGGTGGCGTCGAGGGTGGTCGAGCGCATCGCGAGGCCCGCGATCCTGGTCGCGTTCGACGGCGATTTGGGCAAGGGCTCGGGGCGCTCGGTGCCGGGCTGCGACCTGCACCGCGCCCTCGCGGACTGTGCGGGCCTGCTCGAGCGGTGGGGCGGGCACCGGATGGCGGGCGGCATCACGCTGCGGCGCGAGCGGCTCGACGCGTTCCGCGACGCCTTCAACCGGGCGTGCGCCGAGCAGGTCGCGCCGGGCGAGCTGGTGCCCAGCCAGCGGATCGACGCGGTCGTCAGCGTCCGCGACCTCACCCTCGAGCTGGAGCGGGCGCTGCACTGGCTCGAGCCGACCGGAATGGGCAACCCCGGTGCGGTGTTCGGCCTCGAGAACCTGCGGCTCGAGGGCGCGCCGCGCCCGGTCGGCACGGACCACGTGCGGCTGCTGCTGGCCGACGGCGCCGGCCGCCTCCCGGTGATCGCGTTCGGCATGCGCGAGGAGGTGGAGCGGGTGGTGGCGGGCTCGGGGGGCCCGTTCCGCGCGGCGGTCCGGCTGCAGCGGGACCGCTGGCAGGGACGCGAAGAGGTCGAGGGGCGGCTGGTGGCCTTCGAGGCGGCCTAG
- a CDS encoding STAS domain-containing protein → MAFNVRKHPGGVLVIDVDGQLIVGNRQELKQRVLDALEAGDRKFLIDFTRTGYIDSSGLGVLVSLSKKIRDEGGDLRLAGLNEDLKTLFELTKLDTLFAITDSADQALAAF, encoded by the coding sequence ATGGCCTTCAACGTGCGGAAGCACCCCGGCGGCGTCCTGGTCATCGACGTGGATGGCCAGCTCATCGTGGGCAACCGGCAGGAGCTGAAGCAGCGGGTGCTCGACGCGCTGGAAGCGGGCGACCGCAAGTTCCTCATCGACTTCACCCGCACGGGCTACATCGACTCGTCCGGCCTCGGGGTGCTGGTCTCGCTCTCGAAGAAGATCCGCGACGAGGGCGGCGACCTCAGGCTCGCCGGCCTCAACGAGGACCTCAAGACGCTGTTCGAGCTCACCAAGCTCGACACGCTGTTCGCCATCACCGACTCGGCCGACCAGGCGCTGGCGGCGTTCTAG
- the rsmA gene encoding 16S rRNA (adenine(1518)-N(6)/adenine(1519)-N(6))-dimethyltransferase RsmA, whose protein sequence is MGARLGQHFLFDPSILRRIAAAAVAGPDDVVLEIGPGKGTLTRELAALARRVVAIEADRALAAALAAECRGTGVTVVTGDALKTPWPRATVVCGNIPYRITSPLIDRALRPPRPERIVFLVQAEVAARLAASPGANEYGALTAGVRLVASVERLFGVPAGAFRPRPRVESAVVRLVPRPAPLVDSEEEERRVRGVIRALFQRRRQQLGRSVREAFGVARSEVAGLLEGAGVDPAARVEVLAPERFVALARALGPRLAS, encoded by the coding sequence GTGGGGGCCCGGCTCGGCCAGCACTTCCTCTTCGACCCGTCCATCCTGCGCCGGATCGCCGCGGCGGCCGTCGCCGGGCCCGACGACGTGGTGCTGGAGATCGGCCCGGGGAAGGGCACCCTGACCCGGGAGCTGGCCGCGCTGGCGCGCCGGGTCGTCGCCATCGAGGCGGACCGCGCCCTGGCGGCGGCGCTGGCCGCGGAGTGCCGCGGCACGGGCGTCACGGTGGTGACCGGCGACGCCCTGAAGACCCCGTGGCCCCGCGCCACGGTCGTGTGCGGCAACATCCCCTACCGGATCACCTCGCCGCTGATCGATCGCGCGCTCCGCCCGCCGCGGCCCGAGCGGATCGTGTTCCTGGTGCAGGCCGAGGTCGCCGCGCGCCTCGCGGCGTCGCCCGGGGCGAACGAATACGGGGCGCTCACCGCCGGCGTGCGGCTCGTCGCCTCGGTGGAGCGGCTGTTCGGCGTGCCGGCGGGCGCGTTCCGGCCGCGGCCGCGCGTGGAATCGGCGGTGGTCCGGCTGGTGCCGCGGCCCGCGCCGCTGGTGGACTCCGAGGAGGAGGAGCGCCGGGTGCGCGGCGTGATCCGGGCGCTGTTCCAGCGGCGCCGCCAGCAGCTCGGCCGCTCGGTGCGCGAGGCGTTCGGCGTCGCCCGCTCCGAGGTGGCGGGCCTGCTCGAGGGCGCGGGCGTCGACCCCGCGGCGCGGGTCGAGGTGCTCGCGCCCGAGCGGTTCGTGGCCCTTGCTCGAGCCTTGGGGCCCCGTCTAGCTTCGTGA
- a CDS encoding phosphate acyltransferase yields MSSFIETLLERARRARRRLVLSEGEDERVREAARAAAASRLAAVTLLGDDGAAAWAAREAPLVSVRNPSTDPGLGAVADLLATRKPEKVPDRRAGLDLARDPLRFAAGLVALGEADATVGGVTHATADVLRAALWAVGPAPGIRTVSSCFYMVTASFGVLTFADCGVVQYPTAEQLAEIAVAAARDRRRVVGDEPVVAFLSHSTRGSAEGESVDRVRQAVERFRALEPGVAADGELQGDAALVDTVAARKAPGSTAAGRANVLVFPDLDSGNIAYKLVQRIAPARALGPIVQGLLRPCSDLSRGATADDIVLVSAIALLQSSDVVDEPTSEE; encoded by the coding sequence TTGAGCTCCTTCATCGAGACGCTGCTGGAGCGCGCCCGCCGCGCCCGGCGGCGGCTGGTGCTCTCCGAAGGCGAGGACGAGCGGGTGCGCGAGGCCGCGCGCGCGGCGGCCGCGTCCCGCCTCGCGGCCGTGACCCTCCTCGGGGACGACGGGGCCGCGGCCTGGGCGGCCCGCGAGGCCCCGCTGGTCTCCGTCCGCAACCCGTCCACCGATCCCGGCCTCGGCGCGGTGGCCGACCTCCTGGCGACGCGCAAGCCCGAGAAGGTGCCGGACCGCCGCGCGGGCCTCGACCTCGCGCGGGACCCGCTGCGCTTCGCGGCCGGCCTCGTGGCCCTCGGGGAGGCGGACGCCACGGTGGGCGGCGTGACGCACGCCACCGCCGACGTGCTGCGCGCCGCGCTGTGGGCCGTCGGCCCGGCGCCGGGCATCCGGACCGTCTCGAGCTGCTTCTACATGGTGACCGCCTCCTTCGGGGTGCTGACCTTCGCCGACTGCGGGGTGGTGCAGTACCCGACGGCCGAGCAGCTCGCCGAGATCGCGGTCGCGGCGGCGCGCGACCGGCGCCGGGTCGTGGGCGACGAGCCGGTGGTGGCGTTCCTCTCGCACTCGACCCGCGGGAGCGCGGAGGGCGAGAGCGTGGACCGGGTGCGGCAGGCCGTGGAGCGGTTCCGGGCGCTGGAGCCCGGCGTCGCCGCCGACGGCGAGCTGCAGGGCGACGCCGCCCTGGTGGACACGGTGGCCGCGCGGAAGGCGCCCGGGAGCACGGCGGCCGGACGCGCTAACGTCTTGGTATTCCCGGACCTTGACAGCGGGAACATTGCGTACAAACTGGTACAGCGCATAGCGCCGGCGCGGGCCCTCGGCCCCATCGTCCAGGGCCTCCTCCGGCCGTGCTCCGATCTCTCGCGCGGCGCCACGGCCGACGACATCGTCCTGGTCTCCGCCATCGCGCTGCTGCAATCGTCCGACGTCGTGGACGAGCCCACCTCGGAGGAGTGA
- a CDS encoding GAF domain-containing SpoIIE family protein phosphatase: MRPRRVPHPPAGGRGALQRHGEFHLHDPAAHLSRLDSVLAALRDLTGGAVRLWRSEADRVRGIALSGEHGAWWPELDGDQGHALATRNGQAWLEPVPDVAGTWIQLGPDASDPATRPARAHAAARVMAEHYAAEREAGQVASELAGRYEEINLLYTISEVLGRTVQLEEAARIIVKEVSDVVGARRASIMAYDPGAEVLRVVAGRGLDVAQLGPVAVDDDCSVAARVFRDSAAITYDPRDATPSPGCPGGRTYRGESFLSVPILYAGAGGPPRPVGVINLTDRLGEDAFSAGDQKLVTAIASQVGAAIENARLVREERNRERLSTELKLAHHLQLALLPGPSLLASAGDVGARCQPAESVGGDFYKLIPLGARRLGVLIGDVSSHGIGAALLMANAISAATVVAQSAPTPQEALHRLLGVMGDELTRTEMFISLFYGVVDSEQGTLTYANAGHPYAFLLPVDGGAPRRLRATAPPFGLAPGGVIGGAKCPWRTREDLLCLFTDGLTESRSPSGEAYGERRLLETVRRHEARPAPEIVDAVFQDVAEFSGYVAQDDRTLVLLRC; the protein is encoded by the coding sequence GTGCGGCCGCGGCGTGTTCCTCATCCGCCAGCTGGTGGACGAGGTGCGCTTCAACGACACGGGGAATTCCATCTGCATGATCCTGCGGCGCACCTGAGCCGCCTGGATTCCGTACTCGCCGCACTGCGGGACCTGACCGGCGGTGCGGTCCGGCTGTGGCGCTCCGAGGCCGACCGCGTCCGGGGCATCGCCCTGTCGGGGGAGCACGGTGCGTGGTGGCCGGAGCTGGACGGCGACCAGGGCCACGCCCTCGCCACCCGCAACGGCCAGGCGTGGCTCGAGCCGGTGCCGGACGTGGCCGGCACCTGGATCCAGCTGGGGCCCGACGCCAGCGACCCCGCCACCCGGCCGGCGCGCGCCCACGCGGCGGCCCGGGTGATGGCCGAGCATTACGCGGCCGAGCGCGAGGCGGGACAGGTCGCCTCGGAGCTGGCCGGCCGGTACGAAGAGATCAACCTGCTGTACACGATCAGCGAGGTCCTCGGGCGTACCGTGCAGCTCGAGGAGGCGGCGCGCATCATCGTCAAGGAGGTGTCCGACGTCGTGGGCGCGCGCCGCGCCTCGATCATGGCCTACGACCCCGGCGCCGAGGTGCTGCGGGTGGTGGCCGGCCGCGGCCTCGACGTGGCGCAGCTCGGCCCGGTGGCGGTGGACGACGATTGCAGCGTGGCGGCGCGGGTGTTCCGGGACAGCGCCGCGATCACCTACGACCCGCGCGACGCCACCCCGAGCCCCGGCTGCCCGGGCGGGCGGACCTACCGCGGCGAGTCGTTCCTCTCGGTGCCCATTCTCTACGCCGGCGCCGGCGGGCCGCCGCGGCCGGTGGGCGTCATCAACCTGACCGACCGGCTCGGCGAGGACGCGTTTTCCGCCGGCGACCAGAAGCTGGTGACCGCGATCGCCAGCCAGGTCGGCGCCGCCATCGAGAACGCGCGGCTGGTGCGCGAGGAGCGCAACCGCGAGCGGCTCTCCACCGAGCTGAAGCTGGCCCACCATCTCCAGCTCGCCCTGCTGCCCGGACCCTCGCTGCTGGCCTCGGCCGGCGACGTGGGCGCCCGCTGCCAGCCCGCCGAATCGGTGGGCGGCGACTTCTACAAGCTCATCCCGCTCGGCGCCCGGCGCCTGGGCGTGCTGATCGGCGACGTGTCGAGCCACGGGATCGGCGCGGCCCTCCTGATGGCGAACGCCATCTCGGCCGCCACGGTCGTCGCCCAGTCGGCCCCGACGCCGCAGGAGGCGCTGCACCGGCTGCTCGGCGTGATGGGCGACGAGCTGACGCGAACCGAGATGTTCATCTCGCTGTTCTACGGCGTCGTGGACTCGGAGCAGGGCACGCTGACCTACGCGAACGCGGGCCATCCCTACGCGTTCCTCCTGCCGGTGGACGGCGGCGCACCCCGGCGGCTGCGGGCCACGGCGCCGCCGTTCGGCCTGGCGCCCGGCGGCGTGATCGGCGGGGCCAAGTGCCCGTGGCGGACGCGCGAGGACCTGCTGTGCCTGTTCACCGACGGGCTCACCGAGTCGCGCAGCCCCTCCGGCGAGGCTTACGGGGAGCGGCGGCTGCTGGAGACCGTGCGCCGCCACGAGGCGCGGCCCGCCCCCGAAATCGTGGACGCCGTCTTCCAGGACGTGGCGGAGTTCTCCGGCTACGTCGCCCAGGACGACCGCACGCTCGTGCTGCTGCGCTGCTGA
- the coaD gene encoding pantetheine-phosphate adenylyltransferase, whose amino-acid sequence MTRLAVYPGSFDPITRGHEDLIRRGLDIADGVVVAVATQAAKRPLFTTAERVRLVRAVLGKVPRLEVRTFDGLLVNFARTIGAHLIVRGLRYVSDFEYEYQMALMNRKLAPDIETLFLVPAFDLTYLSSSLVREVARFGGDVGGLVHPTVEKALAAKFRRR is encoded by the coding sequence ATGACGCGACTCGCCGTCTACCCCGGCTCGTTCGACCCGATCACCCGCGGCCACGAGGACCTGATCCGGCGCGGTCTCGACATCGCGGACGGGGTGGTCGTGGCCGTCGCCACCCAGGCCGCCAAGCGGCCGCTGTTCACCACGGCCGAGCGCGTCCGGCTGGTGCGGGCCGTGCTGGGCAAGGTCCCGCGGCTCGAGGTGCGCACGTTCGACGGGCTGCTGGTGAACTTCGCGCGCACGATCGGCGCCCACCTCATCGTCCGCGGCCTGCGGTACGTCAGCGACTTCGAGTACGAGTACCAGATGGCGCTGATGAACCGGAAGCTGGCGCCGGACATCGAGACCCTGTTCCTGGTTCCCGCCTTCGACCTCACCTACCTGTCCAGCTCCCTGGTGCGGGAGGTGGCGCGGTTCGGCGGCGACGTGGGCGGGCTCGTGCACCCGACCGTCGAGAAGGCCCTGGCCGCGAAGTTCCGCCGCCGTTGA